A genomic window from Chlorobium phaeobacteroides DSM 266 includes:
- a CDS encoding mannose-1-phosphate guanylyltransferase has translation MNEVDNKRVYAVIMAGGTGKLLWPLARKKTPKQFVDLFDKKTMIDKTIQRIAGIVNTENIFIITNEQGKVMLLQSDCRIDPENIIVEPMSRNTAPCIALATAYIKKKDPDAVTIILPSDHLVIDEEKFLEILQAGIRIAAKKTSLVTIGINPDHPETNYGYIQADRELYIDPSDCGDYRLYKVKTFAEKPDYATAVQFLESKDFFWNSGMFIWHIDMFSKEIERSLPDLHRDFLNIYENIDTHNESEIIEDVYSWIHPISVDYGIMEKAESVYMLEGEFGWTDLGNWDQVAKVSVQPPYSAASREKGIVMIDCEQMYIRKPKDKVVCLIGTSNLIVVDTGDALLICNKGDSHKVGTAFDQLRRDDFDSYL, from the coding sequence ATGAACGAGGTTGATAACAAGCGTGTGTATGCTGTCATCATGGCAGGTGGAACCGGAAAGTTGCTATGGCCGCTTGCAAGAAAAAAAACTCCGAAACAGTTCGTCGATCTCTTTGATAAGAAAACGATGATCGACAAAACGATTCAGCGAATTGCGGGAATCGTAAACACCGAAAACATCTTCATTATCACCAATGAGCAGGGCAAGGTGATGTTGTTACAATCAGATTGCCGAATCGACCCTGAGAATATCATCGTTGAACCGATGAGCCGCAATACCGCCCCCTGTATAGCGCTTGCAACTGCATACATCAAAAAAAAGGACCCTGATGCCGTTACGATAATTCTGCCCTCCGACCATCTGGTCATTGACGAGGAGAAATTTCTCGAAATACTCCAGGCAGGTATCAGAATAGCTGCAAAAAAAACATCCCTTGTCACTATAGGAATTAATCCCGATCATCCAGAGACAAACTATGGATACATTCAGGCAGACAGGGAGCTTTATATTGATCCATCTGATTGCGGTGATTACCGACTGTACAAGGTCAAGACCTTTGCGGAAAAACCGGATTATGCAACTGCAGTACAGTTTCTCGAAAGCAAGGATTTTTTCTGGAACAGCGGAATGTTTATCTGGCATATCGACATGTTCAGCAAAGAGATAGAACGATCACTTCCGGATTTGCACAGAGATTTTCTCAATATATATGAAAACATCGATACTCATAACGAATCAGAGATAATAGAGGATGTCTATAGTTGGATCCATCCGATATCTGTGGATTACGGTATTATGGAAAAGGCCGAATCGGTTTATATGCTGGAAGGAGAGTTCGGTTGGACAGATCTTGGTAACTGGGATCAGGTAGCCAAAGTATCAGTGCAACCGCCATATTCTGCCGCCTCAAGAGAGAAGGGCATTGTCATGATAGACTGCGAGCAAATGTATATCAGAAAGCCAAAGGATAAGGTTGTCTGTTTGATCGGAACAAGCAACCTTATCGTTGTCGATACAGGTGACGCACTGCTTATTTGCAATAAAGGGGATTCGCATAAAGTTGGCACTGCCTTTGATCAACTCCGTCGAGACGATTTTGACAGCTATCTTTAA